DNA from Synechococcus elongatus PCC 6301:
GGTCAATTACCTGACCTATCAAGCGGTCTGTGTGATTCGGGATCAATTGGCTGAGACGAATCCGGCCGGTGCATACCGGCTGCAGGTTTTCTCGGCTGAGTTCTCCTTTCAGGATGGAGAAGCTTACCTAGCAGCTCTACTCAACCACGATCGCGAATTGGGCCTGCGGGTGATGACAGTACGGGAACATTTGGCCGAGCATATTCTCGACTACCTGCCGGAGATGACGATCGCT
Protein-coding regions in this window:
- a CDS encoding chaperonin family protein RbcX, which codes for MEMPRISRDTARMLVNYLTYQAVCVIRDQLAETNPAGAYRLQVFSAEFSFQDGEAYLAALLNHDRELGLRVMTVREHLAEHILDYLPEMTIAQIQEANINHRRALLERLTGLGAEPSLPETEVSDRPSDSATPDDASNASHAD